The following coding sequences lie in one Heliangelus exortis chromosome 8, bHelExo1.hap1, whole genome shotgun sequence genomic window:
- the LOC139799023 gene encoding SLIT and NTRK-like protein 1 isoform X1, with product MHTQHPLPSRAESCTQYRGAGLGTLWGSFLLAASLALDAAPQSCNCTEPMDFQAFQEAPLPESCCLNFTSSNITHLDWGALVGVRGLRELYLSHCSITDITNAQGVPPALEILHLSHNLLESLPGSFLEDAPNLRVLYLDSNQLQELPKSFLKASTQVQEVYLGSNALTILPTSLLKPSLLQLQLSNNSWDCSCAFLSNLEGWPSLAAEIICHTPERYHGMDLQSIPRDELCRSHNLTALFICLPPLLILVSITWCFCRRKRKTNYSIQRRSQSHTATAERGDIPVPAEPHHYVPYELPAVPSETEKNVLLGNKVLLQPSADLLESSKDLYEEVEIQMGSSCSQVPAREGLQGRAVGRQQDAPSQRAEELGSSEPEVDTVSVSEVLKDSADREKMYMSQSTNYYNLVPGIELEDSDNIELEYESIDLH from the exons ATGCACACCCAGCATCCTCTCCCCAGTAGGGCTGAGAGTTGCACCCAGTATAGAG gtgctgggctggggactCTCTGGGGCAGCTTCCTGCTCGCTGCCAGCCTTGCCCTCGATGCAGCACCCCAAAGCTGCAACTGCACGGAGCCCATGGACTTCCAGGCTTTCCAGGAAGCTCCACTCCCTGAAAGCTGCTGCCTCAACTTCACCAGCTCCAACATCACCCACCTGGACTGGGGTGCACTGGTAGGGGTGCGAGGGCTGCGGGAGCTCTACCTCTCGCACTGCAGCATCACAGATATCACCAATGCACAGGGAGTCCCCCCTGCCTTGGAGATCTTGCATTTAAGTCACAACCTGCTGGAAAGTctccctggaagttttctggAAGATGCCCCTAATTTGAGGGTCCTTTATCTGGACAGCAAtcagctccaggagctgcccaAGTCCTTCCTGAAAGCATCAACTCAGGTCCAGGAGGTCTACCTGGGCTCCAATGCCCTGACCATCCTTCCCACCAGCCTCCTGAAGCCATCTCTGCTCCAACTCCAGCTCTCCAATAACAGCTGGGACTGCAGCTGTGCTTTTCTTAGCAACCTGGAGGGTTGGCCCAGCTTGGCTGCTGAGATTATCTGCCACACACCAGAGCGGTATCACGGAATGGACCTTCAAAGCATCCCCCGGGATGAGCTGTGCCGCTCACACAACCTCACTGCCCTCTTCATCTGCCTGCCCCCTCTCCTCATCCTTGTCAGTATCACCTGGTGCTtctgcaggaggaagagaaagaccAACTACAGCATTCAGAGGAGATCCCAGAGCCACACGGCTACAGCAGAGAGGGGAGACATTCCGGTGCCTGCAGAACCCCACCACTACGTCCCCTATGAACTGCCTGCTGTACCCTCTGAGACTGAGAAGAACGTGCTGCTGGGGAACAAggtcctgctccagccctctgcagacctgttggagagcagcaaagATCTCTATGAGGAAGTGGAGATCCAGATGGGATCCTCCTGTTCCCAGGTGCCAGCCCGTgaagggctgcagggcagggcagtggGCAGGCAACAGGATGCCCCATCCCagagggcagaggagctggggagcagtGAGCCAGAGGTGGACACCGTCAGTGTGAGTGAAGTCCTGAAGGACTCTGCTGACAGGGAAAAGATGTACATGAGCCAGTCAACCAACTACTACAATTTAGTACCTGGCATCGAACTGGAGGACTCAGACAACATCGAACTGGAGTACGAGAGCATTGACCTGCACTGA
- the LOC139799023 gene encoding SLIT and NTRK-like protein 1 isoform X2: MGCAAAGAGLGTLWGSFLLAASLALDAAPQSCNCTEPMDFQAFQEAPLPESCCLNFTSSNITHLDWGALVGVRGLRELYLSHCSITDITNAQGVPPALEILHLSHNLLESLPGSFLEDAPNLRVLYLDSNQLQELPKSFLKASTQVQEVYLGSNALTILPTSLLKPSLLQLQLSNNSWDCSCAFLSNLEGWPSLAAEIICHTPERYHGMDLQSIPRDELCRSHNLTALFICLPPLLILVSITWCFCRRKRKTNYSIQRRSQSHTATAERGDIPVPAEPHHYVPYELPAVPSETEKNVLLGNKVLLQPSADLLESSKDLYEEVEIQMGSSCSQVPAREGLQGRAVGRQQDAPSQRAEELGSSEPEVDTVSVSEVLKDSADREKMYMSQSTNYYNLVPGIELEDSDNIELEYESIDLH, from the exons ATGGGGTGTGCGGCGGCAG gtgctgggctggggactCTCTGGGGCAGCTTCCTGCTCGCTGCCAGCCTTGCCCTCGATGCAGCACCCCAAAGCTGCAACTGCACGGAGCCCATGGACTTCCAGGCTTTCCAGGAAGCTCCACTCCCTGAAAGCTGCTGCCTCAACTTCACCAGCTCCAACATCACCCACCTGGACTGGGGTGCACTGGTAGGGGTGCGAGGGCTGCGGGAGCTCTACCTCTCGCACTGCAGCATCACAGATATCACCAATGCACAGGGAGTCCCCCCTGCCTTGGAGATCTTGCATTTAAGTCACAACCTGCTGGAAAGTctccctggaagttttctggAAGATGCCCCTAATTTGAGGGTCCTTTATCTGGACAGCAAtcagctccaggagctgcccaAGTCCTTCCTGAAAGCATCAACTCAGGTCCAGGAGGTCTACCTGGGCTCCAATGCCCTGACCATCCTTCCCACCAGCCTCCTGAAGCCATCTCTGCTCCAACTCCAGCTCTCCAATAACAGCTGGGACTGCAGCTGTGCTTTTCTTAGCAACCTGGAGGGTTGGCCCAGCTTGGCTGCTGAGATTATCTGCCACACACCAGAGCGGTATCACGGAATGGACCTTCAAAGCATCCCCCGGGATGAGCTGTGCCGCTCACACAACCTCACTGCCCTCTTCATCTGCCTGCCCCCTCTCCTCATCCTTGTCAGTATCACCTGGTGCTtctgcaggaggaagagaaagaccAACTACAGCATTCAGAGGAGATCCCAGAGCCACACGGCTACAGCAGAGAGGGGAGACATTCCGGTGCCTGCAGAACCCCACCACTACGTCCCCTATGAACTGCCTGCTGTACCCTCTGAGACTGAGAAGAACGTGCTGCTGGGGAACAAggtcctgctccagccctctgcagacctgttggagagcagcaaagATCTCTATGAGGAAGTGGAGATCCAGATGGGATCCTCCTGTTCCCAGGTGCCAGCCCGTgaagggctgcagggcagggcagtggGCAGGCAACAGGATGCCCCATCCCagagggcagaggagctggggagcagtGAGCCAGAGGTGGACACCGTCAGTGTGAGTGAAGTCCTGAAGGACTCTGCTGACAGGGAAAAGATGTACATGAGCCAGTCAACCAACTACTACAATTTAGTACCTGGCATCGAACTGGAGGACTCAGACAACATCGAACTGGAGTACGAGAGCATTGACCTGCACTGA
- the RPS8 gene encoding small ribosomal subunit protein eS8: MGISRDNWHKRRKTGGKRKPYHKKRKYELGRPPANTKIGPRRIHTVRVRGGNKKYRALRLDVGNFSWGSECCTRKTRIIDVVYNASNNELVRTKTLVKNCIVLVDSTPYRQWYEAHYALPLGRKKGAKLTPEEEEILNKKRSKKIQKKYDERKKYAKIASILEEQFQQGKLLACIASRPGQCGRADGYVLEGKELEFYLRKIKARKGK; encoded by the exons ATGG GTATCTCCAGGGACAACTGGCATAAGCGCCGCAAGACTGGGGGCAAGAGGAAGCCCTACCATAAGAAGAGGAAGTATGAGTTGGGGCGACCTCCTGCCAACACTAAG ATTGGCCCACGCCGAATTCACACAGTGAGAGTTCGTGGTGGAAATAAGAAGTACCGTGCCCTGCGGTTGGATGTTGGCAACTTCTCCTGGGGCTCAGAAT GCTGCACTCGCAAGACTCGAATCATCGACGTTGTCTACAATGCTTCCAACAATGAACTGGTGAGGACAAAGACCCTGGTGAAGAATTGCATTGTTCTCGTTGACAGCACCCCGTACCGCCAGTGGTATGAAGCCCACTATGCTTTGCCCCTGGGACGCAAGAAGGGTGCCAAACTG actcctgaagaagaggagattTTGAATAAGAAGCGTTCAAAGAAGATCCAGAAGAAATATGATGAGCGAAAGAAATATGCCAAGATAGCAAGTATTCTTGAGGAGCAGTTCCAGCAAGGAAAGCTACTTG CCTGCATTGCCTCCAGACCTGGACAGTGTGGCCGAGCTGATGGGTATGTGTTGGAAGGCAAGGAGCTGGAGTTCTACTTGAGGAAGATCAAGGCCAGAAAAGGCAAATGA